TTTTTTGTGGTCGCCAGCATTTTACGCGCTTTTGTACCCATCAAGTCTGTGGTTAAATTGGCTTCTCAGCGTCCCACGGAAGGGACTGCCATCAGGACATCAGACCCCGGCATGACCACTCACATACTGATCTGCGACGACTCCGTTGTGGCCCGTAAACAAATGGCCCGCGCCCTGCCCCCGGACTGGGACACAGAGCTGCACTTTGCCGAACACGGCAAGGCGGCGCTGGCCATGCTGCGCCAGCGTGCCTTTGATTTGCTGCTGCTCGACCTGAACATGCCGGAGCTGGATGGCTTTGGCGTGCTCGAGGCCATTCGCGCTGAAGGCCTGGAGGTGCTGACCCTGGTGGTGTCTGCCGACATTCAGCCCAGGGCCCGGGAGCGGGTGCAGACCCTGGGCGCCATGGCGTTTATCGCCAAGCCAATAGACACCACCGAGCTGACCACGCTGCTGCGCCGCTACGGCCTTTATCACCCCGGAGAGCAACAGGCCGCCATTGTTGCCGCCAGCCCGGATGCCTCTCTGGAGCTGTGCGACTACCTGCAGGAAGTGGCCAACATCGCCATGGGCCGGGCCTCGGATCTGCTGGCCCGGCTGCTGGATGTGTTTGTGCGCCAGCCGGTGCCCCGCGTGGCCCACATTGCCCGCACCGAACTCAGCATGGCCATTTCTGCCGCCGATGACGACGGCGGTTTTTCCGCCGTGTGCCAGGGCTTTGTGGGCGCCGGCATTTCCGGCGAGGCGCTGCTGCTGTTTTCCGACAGCGGCATGGAGGAAATGGCCCGCCTGCTGCACCACGCCCCGTCGGACACCTCGGCACCCGACGTGGAGGTGCTGATGGACATGTCCAGCATACTGTTCGGCGCCTTTCTCAAGGGCCTGGGGGATCAGCTCGATGTGCGCCTGGGGCTGGGCCAGCCCACCGTGCTGGGCCGCCACCAGCCCATTACCACCCTGCTGGAACACCACAGCAACAAGCATGAACAGTTGCTGTGCATCGAGATCCCCTATGCCCTGGAACAACACCAGATCCACTGCAACCTGCTGGTGCTGCTGACCGAGGCCTCGGTCAGCCGGCTGGAGCAGAATCTCGCCTACCTGACGGAGTAACCCCATGGCACTGACGGCACAGAGCCCCCGCGACTTTCACTGGCTGGTCGACATGCTGGAGTCGGTCGACATCGGCCTGGTGGTGCTGGACTGCGAGTACCGCATCGAGCTGTGGAACGGCTTTATGGAAAACCACAGCGGCCTGAGCTCCACCCATGTGCGCGACCAGAACCTGTTCAGCCTGTTTCCGGAACTGCCCGAACAGTGGCTCAGGCGCAAGGTGGATACCGTGGTCACCCTCAACACCCGTACCTTTACCAGCTGGGAACAGCGGCCCTGGCTGTTTCGCTTTCGCAGCACCCGGCCCATTACCGGCACCCACGACTACATGTTTCAGAACCTGACCATACATCCGCTGGCCGACCCGGACGGACACATACGTCGCGTGTGCCTGATGGTGTATGACGTGACCGACGTGGCCACCAGCAAGCTGGCGCTGGAGCAGGCCAACAAGCAACTGTCGCGCCTGAGCCGCACCGACCGGCTCACCGGCCTGCTCAACCGGGGCAGTTGGGAAAGCCTGCTGCATACCGAGTTTGCCCGTTACCGCCGCTATCGCCAGCCCTGCACGCTGGTGATGCTCGACATCGACCACTTCAAGCGCATCAACGACAGCCATGGCCACCCGGCAGGTGACGATGTGATCCGCCATGCCGCGGCGCTGATCCAGGGCTGCTTGCGCGATGCCGACGTGGCCGGTCGCTACGGCGGGGAAGAGTTCGGCCTGATCCTGCCCCAGACCGACCTGGAAGGCGCCGGCGTGATCAGCGAACGGCTGCGCCGCGCCATTGCCGATGCCAGGGTCGACACCCATGGCCAGTTACTGCGTTATACCATCAGCATGGGCATGGCCTCGCTCACCCCCGCCACGGCCACTGCCCAGGAGTGGCTGGAGCGGGCCGACCGGGCGCTGTACCAGGCCAAACGGGAAGGGCGCAACCGCGTGTGCGCCCTTGACGACTGAGCGGCTCCTGCCGGCTCAGTTGAGAATGTCCTCGAGAATGTAACGCACGTTTTCGGTGGCCAGATCCACCAGCACCGCCTTGTTGTCGACCCGCCGCCACTCGTAGCCTTCGTAGTAGGGCAGGCGCGCTCTCAGCCGCGGGTCAAACTGCCTGGCAATGCCCGGTGGCAACGGCTTGCCCCGGCGCAGGTTCTTGGCAATGCCCGGCGGCAGGCTGCGCCGGCCATCGTGGTCGAGCCAGTCCCTGTGCTCGCGGAACAGCCGGCGCAGCACCAGATCATCAATGTGCAGCTCCCGCTCATGGCGCCGGTCCTGACGGTAGTCGCGGTGCTCCTCGCGGTGTTCGTACCCTGCCTCATGCGGACGGCCCTCTTCCCGCTGCCATTTCTGCTCTTTTGGCTCCTTGTGCCGGCCGGGGGCATGATCCGGCCCCTTGCCTTCGGGCGGCTGGGCCTGGGCCGGCAGCGCCAGCCCGGCCAATAACAGTGACGCGATCAGGGTATGCTTGTTCATGGCGGCTCTCCTGCCGTTAAAGATGTTATTAACCCTAGCGCCGCCGGGCCCGCCTGACCATGGCCGGCCGGTCGCACCGAGACGGATATTGTCAAACACACACAAAAAAGCCCCGTAACGGGGCTTTGGCGTTATGCAAAAGGGTCGGGCTCAGGCCAGTTCAATCACATCGAAGTCGACCTGAGTATCCACGTCGGCGTCGTAATCCACTCCCTTCAGGCCGAACCCGAACAGGCGCAGGAATTCGTCCTTGTAGCCCTGATAGTCGGTGAGCTGGTAGATGTTGTCGTCCTGCACCTGTTTCCAGATCTCGCGGCAGGCGTTCTGCACTTCGTCGCGCAGCTCCCAGTCGTCCAGACGCAGACGGTTCTGCTCATCCACCGGGGCCGGCTGACCGCTGTAGAGGCGATCGCAGAACAGACGCTGAATTTGCTCGATGCAGCCTTCGTGAATGCCCTGCTCCTTCATCACCTTGAAGGCCATGGAAATGTACAACGGCATCACCGGAATGGCGGCAGACGCCTGGGTTACCACCGACTTGAGCACCGCCACATGGGCGTTGCCACCGCGCGCTTTCAGCTTGCTGTCGATGGCGTGGGCGGCGCGGTCCAGATCTTCCTTGGCCTTGCCCAGGGTGCCGTGCCAGTAGATCGGCCAGGTGAGATCGGTGCCGATGTAGGAATAGGCCACGGACTTGGCGCCCTCGGCCAGCACGCCGGCCTCTTCCAGGGCGTTCATCCACAGTTCCCAGTCCTGACCGCCCATCACCTTGATGGTGTCGGCAATTTCCTGCTCGTTGGCCGGCTCCACCACGGCTTCCACCAGCACGTCCTTGTTGGTGTCCAGGGCGGTGGACTTGTAGGGCTCGCCGATGGGCTTGAGGGCGGAGCGCACTACTTCACCGGTGTCGGGCAGCTTGCGCACCGGCGAGGCCAGGGAGTACACCACCAGGTCGACTTCGCCCAGATCCTGCTTGATAAGCTCGATGACTTTTTCGCGGCACTCGTTGGAGAAGGCATCGCCGTTAATGCTCCTGGCGTACAGGCCTTCTTCCTTGGCGGCCTTGTCAAAGGCGGCGGCGTTGTACCAGCCGGCGGTGCCCGGCTTTTTGTCGGTGCCCGGCTTTTCAAAGAACACACCTATGGTAGCAGCGCCGCTGCCGAAGGCGGCGTTGATGCGTGAAGCCAGGCCGTAACCGGTGGACGCGCCGATCACCAGCACCTTTTTCGGCCCCTGCTCCAGTTTGCCCTTGCCTTTGACGTAGGCGATCTGCTCACGTACATTCGCCTCACAGCCGACCGGGTGGGTGGTGGTGCAGATAAAGCCACGAACCTTGGGTTTGATGATCATAGAAATGGTTGCCTCGGTTATTACAAAGAATAGGGGCTAAAGATACCCTATTCCGGGGCAAATGTGAGGCCCAACGTGTTAAAGCGTGAGGGGTGAGGGGTGAGGGGTGAGGGGTGAGAAGAGTAACACGCCCCCAGCAGCTCTTGCGCCGAAGGTACCTTCTTTTTTTCTTCTCCTCACCCCTAACACCTCCCTCCTCACAGTTCTGAAGGAACAAAGCATGTTTACGTTACGTCCCTATCAGCAGGAGGCGGTTGACCGCACCCTTGCCTATTTTCGCCGCCACAGCGAGCCCGGGGTGCTGGTGCTGCCCACCGGCGCCGGCAAGAGCCTGGTGATCGCCGAGCTGGCGCGCCTCGCCCGCGGCCGGGTGCTGGTGCTGGCCCACGTGCGCGAGCTGGTGGAGCAGAACCACGCCAAGTATCAGGCCTACGGGGTGGAAGCAGATATCTTCTCCGCCGGGCTCAAGCGCCGGGAAAGCAGCCGCCAGGTGGTGTTTGGCTCGGTGCAGTCGGTGGCCCGCAACCTGAAGGCCTTCAGCGGCTTCAGCCTGGTGATCATCGACGAGTGCCACCGGGTCTCCGACGACGACAACAGCCAGTACGCCCAGGTCATCAATCATTTGCGCGCCGGCAATCCGGCGCTCAAGGTGCTGGGACTCACCGCCACCCCCTACCGGCTGGGGCTGGGCTGGATTTACCGCACCCACCACCATGGCATGGTGCGCAGCCGGGGCCCGCGCTTTTTTGAACACTGCCTGTTTGAGCTGCCGCTCAGACTGATGATCAAGCAGGGCTACCTGTGTCCACCCGAGCTGGTGGACGCCCCCGTGGTGCATTACGACTTTTCCCGGCTGTATGAGCAGGGCCTGTTTACCGAGCAGGCGCTGGAGCGGGAGCTGGCCCGCCAGCCCCGGGTCACGCCCCATGTGGTGGAGCAGATCAAGGACTACGCCGAAGACCGCCAGGGCGTGATGATCTTCGCCGCCACCGTGCGCCACGCCAGCGAGGTGGCCGGCCTGCTGCCCCCCGGGCACACCGCCCTGGTGACCGGCGACACGCCGGGGCCGGAGCGGGACGCTATCATTGCCCGCTTCAAGGCCAAAGAGCTCAAGTTTCTGGTGAACGTGGCGGTGCTTACCACCGGCTTTGACGCTCCCCATGTGGATCTGATCGCCATTTTGCGGCCCACCCAGTCGGTGGCCCTGTACCAGCAGATCATCGGCCGGGGCCTGCGGCTCAGTCCGGGCAAGACCGACTGCCTGGTGCTGGATTACGCCGGCAACAACATGGACATCTTCGCCCCGGAAGTGGGCGAGCCCAGGCCCAACCCCGACACCACCCAGGTGCAGGTGCCCTGCCCCGCCTGCGGCTTTGCCAATATCTTCTGGGGCAGGACCGACGCCGAGGGCCGGGTGCTGGAGCACTTTGGCCGCCGCTGCCAGGGGCTGTTTGAAGACGAAGACGGCGGGCGGGAAGAATGTGGCTACCGCTTTCGCTTTAAAAGCTGCCCCCAGTGCCTGGCGGAAAACGACATCGCCGCCCGCCAGTGCCACGACTGCGGCGAGGTACTGGTGGATCCGGACAAAAAACTGAAGGACGCCCTGGCGCTGAAGGATGCCCTGGTGCTGCGCTGCGCCGGCCTCACCCTTGAGGCCGCCAACGGCAAATACGGCCCGGCGCTGAAGGTCACCTACCACGACGAGGACGGCACCGAGCTGCACACATGGTATGCTTTCGACGCCAAGGGTCCCAAGGGCCGTTTTTACCGGGAATTTGTGCGCCCGCACTGGCCGGCGCCGGGCACCGAGCCCGACTTTGCCGGGCTGGAGCAGGTGCTGGCCGCCGCCGGTCGTTTTCGCCACCCGGACTTTGTCATCGCCCGGGCCCACAAGCGCGGCTGGCAGGTCCGGGAAACCATTTTTGATTATCAGGGCCGGTTTCGCACCGCCCATGCCTTGTAGAAGAGCCGATGAAACTGTTTGCGACGATTTTTTCTGCCTTGTTGGCAGCCGTGTATGCCACCACCGCCATGGCGTCGGCCCCGCCCGAGCACAGCCAGAGCGCCTGGATGCTGGCCGATGCCGGCAGCGGCGAGGTGGAGCTCAGCCACCAGAGTGAACTGCTGATGAAGCCCGCCTCCACCCAGAAGCTGGTCACCGTGCTGGCCGGCGCCCTGGCACTGGGGCCGGACTGGCGCTATACCACCCCACTTCGCTACCGGGGCGAGCTGCAGCAGGGCCGGCTCGACGGCGATTTGCTGATCGACTTTGGCGGCGATCCCACTTTCACCCGGGAGCAGCTCGCCGGCCTGCTGCGCCACAGCGGCATTCGCCATGTCAGCGGCCGGGTGCTGCTAAACCAGTACCGCTTTGCCGGCTACGACCGGGGCAACGGCTGGTCGTGGAACGATCTGGGGGTCTGCTATACGGCGCCGGCGGCGGCGCTGATCCTGGATCGCAACTGCGTGCAAGGCGCCCTCTACGCCCGCTCGGGACAGCCGGCCCGGGCCACGGTGCCGTCGCACCAGCCGATCAGCGTCAGCGCCGAGGTGGCGGTGCTGAACAAGGCCGAGCGCGAGCAACAATTTTGCTCGCTGGAGCTCGACATGAGCCCCCCCAACCGCTACCACCTTACCGGCTGTATCGGCCCGCGCCAGGAGCCCTGGCCGCTGCGCTTTGCCATTCAGGACGTCACCGCCTGGGGCGAGCAGCTCACTCTCTGGGCGCTACAACAGGCCGGCATTACCCTCTCGGGCCATATTGAAGGCAGCCAGCTGAACGCCGCCGACTGGCCGGTGCTCGGCCGCCACCGTTCACCGCCTTTTGCGGAACTGGCCGAACAGATCCTGGTGCACTCCGACAATCTCTATGCCGACAGCCTGCTGCGTACTCTTGGGGCCACGCACTTTGGCCAGCCCGGCAGCTTTCGTAATGGCACCCGGGCGGTGCGTGACATTCTGAAAGAACAGGCCAATATCGATCTGGGGCCGGCCTGGCTGGCCGACGGCTCCGGCCTCTCGGCCCACAACCTGCTGCGGGCGAAGGATCTGCTGGCGGTGCTGCTTACCATCAGCCGCGACCCACGCGCCCAGTGGCTGATGGCCCGGCTGCCGGTCAGCGGCGAAAGCGGCACCCTGCGCTACCGCAAGAGCGTGCTGAGCCCGGCGCTGAAGGGCAGGATCACCGCCAAGACCGGTACCATTGCCCATGTGCAGAACCTGGCAGGCTTTATCGATACCCCCCAGGGCGAGCGCAAGGCCTTTGTACTGTTGCAAAACGGCCTGTCGCTGACTCCGGAACAGGAGCAGGCCATGGCCGAAGGCGCGCTGGAATGGCCGGCGCGGCGCTTCGAGCGGGACTGGCTGGAAGGGGTCATGCAACGGGCATCCATTGCCAGTGCCAATCAATCCCCCAGCAATTAACGATTTTCGCGGCAGTGCCGGCTTGCCCTATACTGCCGCCCGTCAACAAAAAAGGAGAACAGCATGTTTGCAGTGATTTTTGGTCGTCCCGGTTGTCCCTTCTGCGTCCGCGCCAAGGATCTGGCGGAAAAACTCTCCAGCGAACGGGACGATTTCAAGTACCGCTATGTGGACATTCACGCCGAGGGCATTTCCAAGGCGGATCTGGAAAAAACCGTGGGCAAACCGGTGGAAACCGTGCCGCAGATTTTCCTCGACCAGCAGCACATCGGCGGTTTCACCGATTTTGAAGCCCACGCCAGAGAGCACCTGGGCCTGTATCAGTAAGCGTGCCGTCCGGGGCGGCCGCCCGGCCGCCTTTTGGTGTCTTTCCCGCCAACCTTGCTGAAAAATCACCGTTTTCAGAATTTTTTTCGTTCAGGCTCCCCTTTTGCCTCTTTTCATTCGGCGGCCAAAGCTCCATCATGGGTCCCATTACCTGAATGGTACTGCCCGCCAGCGGACCGGATTTCCGTTGCAACCGGGGCCGGACCGGCCGTTGCCGGTTTCGCCCCACCGGGCAGCCGTATGATTCCGAGGCCGTAAACACCCATGCATTCCGTAGAAAAATCCCACAAGCTGGACAACGTCTGTTACGACATTCGCGGACCCGTTCACAAGGAAGCCCGCCGCCTTGAAGACGAAGGACACCGTATTCTCAAGCTCAACATCGGCAACCCGGCGCCGTTCGGTTTTGACGCGCCGGAAGAGCTGCTGAAGGACGCCATTCTCAACCTGCCCACCAGCCAGGGGTATTGCGACTCCAAGGGGCTGTTTTCGGCACGCAAGGCGGTGATGCAGTACTACCAGCAAAAGGGACT
The Oceanimonas pelagia genome window above contains:
- a CDS encoding DEAD/DEAH box helicase: MFTLRPYQQEAVDRTLAYFRRHSEPGVLVLPTGAGKSLVIAELARLARGRVLVLAHVRELVEQNHAKYQAYGVEADIFSAGLKRRESSRQVVFGSVQSVARNLKAFSGFSLVIIDECHRVSDDDNSQYAQVINHLRAGNPALKVLGLTATPYRLGLGWIYRTHHHGMVRSRGPRFFEHCLFELPLRLMIKQGYLCPPELVDAPVVHYDFSRLYEQGLFTEQALERELARQPRVTPHVVEQIKDYAEDRQGVMIFAATVRHASEVAGLLPPGHTALVTGDTPGPERDAIIARFKAKELKFLVNVAVLTTGFDAPHVDLIAILRPTQSVALYQQIIGRGLRLSPGKTDCLVLDYAGNNMDIFAPEVGEPRPNPDTTQVQVPCPACGFANIFWGRTDAEGRVLEHFGRRCQGLFEDEDGGREECGYRFRFKSCPQCLAENDIAARQCHDCGEVLVDPDKKLKDALALKDALVLRCAGLTLEAANGKYGPALKVTYHDEDGTELHTWYAFDAKGPKGRFYREFVRPHWPAPGTEPDFAGLEQVLAAAGRFRHPDFVIARAHKRGWQVRETIFDYQGRFRTAHAL
- a CDS encoding anti-virulence regulator CigR family protein; this encodes MNKHTLIASLLLAGLALPAQAQPPEGKGPDHAPGRHKEPKEQKWQREEGRPHEAGYEHREEHRDYRQDRRHERELHIDDLVLRRLFREHRDWLDHDGRRSLPPGIAKNLRRGKPLPPGIARQFDPRLRARLPYYEGYEWRRVDNKAVLVDLATENVRYILEDILN
- a CDS encoding response regulator; its protein translation is MTTHILICDDSVVARKQMARALPPDWDTELHFAEHGKAALAMLRQRAFDLLLLDLNMPELDGFGVLEAIRAEGLEVLTLVVSADIQPRARERVQTLGAMAFIAKPIDTTELTTLLRRYGLYHPGEQQAAIVAASPDASLELCDYLQEVANIAMGRASDLLARLLDVFVRQPVPRVAHIARTELSMAISAADDDGGFSAVCQGFVGAGISGEALLLFSDSGMEEMARLLHHAPSDTSAPDVEVLMDMSSILFGAFLKGLGDQLDVRLGLGQPTVLGRHQPITTLLEHHSNKHEQLLCIEIPYALEQHQIHCNLLVLLTEASVSRLEQNLAYLTE
- a CDS encoding GrxA family glutaredoxin, producing the protein MFAVIFGRPGCPFCVRAKDLAEKLSSERDDFKYRYVDIHAEGISKADLEKTVGKPVETVPQIFLDQQHIGGFTDFEAHAREHLGLYQ
- a CDS encoding GGDEF domain-containing protein, with translation MALTAQSPRDFHWLVDMLESVDIGLVVLDCEYRIELWNGFMENHSGLSSTHVRDQNLFSLFPELPEQWLRRKVDTVVTLNTRTFTSWEQRPWLFRFRSTRPITGTHDYMFQNLTIHPLADPDGHIRRVCLMVYDVTDVATSKLALEQANKQLSRLSRTDRLTGLLNRGSWESLLHTEFARYRRYRQPCTLVMLDIDHFKRINDSHGHPAGDDVIRHAAALIQGCLRDADVAGRYGGEEFGLILPQTDLEGAGVISERLRRAIADARVDTHGQLLRYTISMGMASLTPATATAQEWLERADRALYQAKREGRNRVCALDD
- the fabV gene encoding enoyl-ACP reductase FabV, whose product is MIIKPKVRGFICTTTHPVGCEANVREQIAYVKGKGKLEQGPKKVLVIGASTGYGLASRINAAFGSGAATIGVFFEKPGTDKKPGTAGWYNAAAFDKAAKEEGLYARSINGDAFSNECREKVIELIKQDLGEVDLVVYSLASPVRKLPDTGEVVRSALKPIGEPYKSTALDTNKDVLVEAVVEPANEQEIADTIKVMGGQDWELWMNALEEAGVLAEGAKSVAYSYIGTDLTWPIYWHGTLGKAKEDLDRAAHAIDSKLKARGGNAHVAVLKSVVTQASAAIPVMPLYISMAFKVMKEQGIHEGCIEQIQRLFCDRLYSGQPAPVDEQNRLRLDDWELRDEVQNACREIWKQVQDDNIYQLTDYQGYKDEFLRLFGFGLKGVDYDADVDTQVDFDVIELA
- the dacB gene encoding D-alanyl-D-alanine carboxypeptidase/D-alanyl-D-alanine endopeptidase; this translates as MKLFATIFSALLAAVYATTAMASAPPEHSQSAWMLADAGSGEVELSHQSELLMKPASTQKLVTVLAGALALGPDWRYTTPLRYRGELQQGRLDGDLLIDFGGDPTFTREQLAGLLRHSGIRHVSGRVLLNQYRFAGYDRGNGWSWNDLGVCYTAPAAALILDRNCVQGALYARSGQPARATVPSHQPISVSAEVAVLNKAEREQQFCSLELDMSPPNRYHLTGCIGPRQEPWPLRFAIQDVTAWGEQLTLWALQQAGITLSGHIEGSQLNAADWPVLGRHRSPPFAELAEQILVHSDNLYADSLLRTLGATHFGQPGSFRNGTRAVRDILKEQANIDLGPAWLADGSGLSAHNLLRAKDLLAVLLTISRDPRAQWLMARLPVSGESGTLRYRKSVLSPALKGRITAKTGTIAHVQNLAGFIDTPQGERKAFVLLQNGLSLTPEQEQAMAEGALEWPARRFERDWLEGVMQRASIASANQSPSN